The sequence attttgtgCCTATTTTGAGAAGATGTTTTTACTATGTCTTTAAAATCAACATCATGATTTCTTACATATGTCTCTTTTAcgtatattatgggcccataacctATAGGTCCCAAGAtaaatttcataactagaaaatatcTAAATGAGTTCAAATATTTTAAGAGGAAACATGGGGCATGTCGAACTTTACAGGAGGAGAGGCAAACTTTAAATTTTTATGTTTAGCTACATCAATAGCATTGGATTAAAATCAAAACTCAAATACCTTAGATACTTAAACAAAAAGAAAGGTTAGAACTATTTTCTATGAAGTACTTTGTGGGTGGTTAATGTACtaatattttcaataatatatTTTTGTACTATATTtattgatgggaatgggtatgggatagactagcctagtatatgctctttgatcctctccttggatcaccaggtgttccaaccacaccctagggtctctaggagttccctttcttgtggaatcccctgacctttcccaatccacccaccaaaaaCATGtgatgcttctcctaaggtctcacctactcacaagcttcaaaaaccctcacataggctaataagggtttaactcttcctacaccttctcgggtcctagcaaggataggacaggtctttgaCATATATCtacatccattcatgttcccccaagaggttttgaccttcctatttgttaTCGATCTCACTATTTtacttctttcctacaaaatagggctataaggaatgtgcccaattaggcctccattccggacttttagggctccctcttgcaaacgatgcccaAACTTGTGAAGCTTCCTAAAGGGACTGCTATTCATTTggaaaaggctcaaatattttcctagttttgggcctccaagtgtccgtacattgccctaggtgaatttaggggtttttgagggtttttatgagggtgTTTAGGCCTACTAGGGTCATAGTGATGGTTTTctatcttcaccaccttgtctggattggtggaagctcctccttctcaccaatggtgctccacacacccctctacaactcctccaaagggtgcctccttccttttccttccttgctctcacggacctctgcaaccttaacccttcctagtcgggcacagtctagtcttgcctaggagtgggtctttgaaaggctttcctaCATATTCAAGGGACTTTCTTCCTCTAAGATATTGTAAAAGGTctatactcctattccccatggtttcatggtgtttccacaatggggataggagttgtcaacccatttacacaaaacagtccaaaactagacagtgaaaAAGTAACTCACAAAATACTTACAAAGcacacaaaacctgcacaataaaccctacctaaatgctcaaaatgaaactataaacacaatacaagactctcaacatatTTTAGTCTGAAAAACAATCCATTTTCATTcttttaatgctccatttgtgccaactggcaacaaaaacacagtcacaatCAAGGTCTtgccgtacaatctgacatccaacccctcattttagggtttgcaacaatatataatgtctttgcctcATTTTTTGTGCCAAGTTTAGGGTTCtccatgccaagctaaggttatgacctattaggtggaaaagttgcatgacaactttgaaaagttgtcatgcaactttttccaacttttgagcaacttttgcaatgttgcttttcttgacttttaggcctacattgggctatcctatggacacaacaatgctaaaaggaccccaaaatcaTCCATgggaacacataccctctactccaaaagaaaactcaacctagacttgtgaacctaggacctaaacaagaccaatgagctcttggctcttattacatttacatggcttcttaaagaagcaaaatcccaacaaaatcaaatggaggaagacctaataagggtgctcctacaccatttatCTACTGTACTTTTCTATTGAACTTGATCAagccaataaccttgtacatgtgcttTACTTGTATAGTAAAAGAGAATACTCATCTAGTGATCTCCATCCCTCTTACAAAGGTGTGATGATTTGGAAATTACCCCTTAAAAATTGTATCATTTATTTATGTAAGACTTGTAAGAGGGATGGAGATCactaatggaagaagaagaaggtggtgTATTGATGGGTTATGAGGCTTTTGGAGAAGGGGCACACAATGTGTGTCCAAATTGAGGTACAATATACACTTTGAAGTGTCTTGGTCAGGGCCATGTTATTTATGTCATGAAGGAAAGTTGGGTTCTTTGTAAGATTAAGTGGTTACTATGAAAGAACCAATTTCCTCCATGGGTGCTATAGCCATAAAGGAGCCAAGGCCAATAGAATATTCTTAGAGTGAGTATGACCATTCCAAGTTTTTGAGATTAATATAAGTATTGGAAACCTTGATGCTATAACATATtgagaattatttatttattttttatgataatATGGTTGAATTGTGTGGCTATgttattaaatttattatgttaAGAAAATTAACTTTATAATTCTTGTCAAATTGTTACATGTATAGTTACCCTGGGTAATTACATCCATTTTAATCTTATCACATCTTATAATGGATCTtaacattaatatttaatctattAATTTCACTGCAATTACTTAATTAAGATTTGGAGGAAAGTGCCCTTACTGCATGCCTCTAATGGCTAGGAGTTGACAACTCTATTTGGTTTGCCTTGCTCAAAATAGTTCAAAAGAAGCTTGAAAGATGGAAAGGAGACTTCCTTAGCAATGCAGGTAAATTACAACTTAAATCTTCTTTGCAATGAACTTCTATGTATCTTCTCTCATTGTTCCATATATCAACACCTTCGGCTAAGAAATTGGATCACatccaaagaagattcctttggttGAGCCTTGAAAAAAAGAATCACTTATTTCTTCTAGATTGGGAGAAGGTTTGTACTAGCAAGGAGGCTGGAGTACTAAATATAAGAGACTCATGCTCCTTCAATGTGGTTATCCTTGCTAAAATCGGATGTATACttattttggagaagattgattagTCCAATGTAATGAAGAATAAATACCTTcaaggaagagagggaaagacatTTTTTCTAAATGATCCCTTGTCCTAGGGATCCCACATCTAGAATAATTTGATCAAAACTAAAACTCTATTATAGAAGGAAGCTTTGTGGTGTGTTGATGATGGTGTGGACGTTAGATTCTAGAAAGACCCTCAGGTAGCTCCCTTGCCTCTGGAATTTCATCAAATCTACTCTTCTAttgaaaaggaaatggtcaataGACTTGGTGTATTTATTAAGAACTATCGGAATACTACTTCTTCCCCCCTTCTTGGTAGATCGATCACTAGGAGTTTGATCAATTGATATGTACTACAGTTGAGGAACTTCTCAATATATTAAATGTCTTGATATTTTTTAGAACTAATCTTGAAGACATCGTAGTTTGGTCCCCTTTGAAGGATGGGAACTTTTCTATGAGGTCTGGTTATAATATCTTGGCACCCCCTTAGCCCTTTCAATTTAAATGGATACAAATTTGTATATTTGAAACTATCCCTACGATTTGTTTCTTCTAGTGGACAACTTACCACAAAAGGATCCTCAGCATTGACAATATTCAAAAGGATGGGATCTAGATTTTGAATAGATGTGTCCTATGTGGAGAGGTTGAATAAAGTATAAACCATATTATGTTTCACTATTATTACTCTTGGAATATAAGATAGAAGCTATTGTGTCTTTTCACCATGTCCTAGACATGGCATAAATATCCTAAGCCAGTCTCATCCTACTAGACCCCTCTATGTATCCACCCCCTTATTATCAAACTTTGGTGGCAAGATTTCCTTCATACTAGTTGAAGCATTTGGAAATAATGTAATAACAAAATATTCAAGGATAAGAATATCCAATGGGAAGCTTTGGCATTCTCTATCATCAATAACACAAATGAAAACATCAAATGTTTTACTAGGTGCAAATTTGATCATCTACCTTAGTCCTTTGAGTAGAATATAGCTAAAAAATGGTGATtaatgattctctctctctctctctctctctctctctctctctctctctctctctctctctctctctctctctctctctctctctctctctctctctctctctccatctccccacCTATTAGCCATGGGAATACTATAAAATTGTCCCCCCAACACCAGCTCGCTGGAATTAAATTTTGACGATTCATCTAAGGGTAACCTATGTTAGGCGGGTGAGGGTGGAATCATAAGGATACAAAAGGAAATATAGTGTTAGCTTGTATTGAAAATATTGACATCCAGACCTCATTTTTTTATAAAGTGATGGTCACCTTCTATGACATATCTATCACTAAAGACAAGAGATTGAAAAAGATCATCACTGAAGGGGACTCAAATAATGTGATTATGATGCTTCATGGATAAGCAACTCTAGGATGGATAGTGAAAAAGCTCATTGATAAATGTCAACACATCCATTTTACTTTTGGACACATCAAACTCATCCACACTCTCAGAGAGGGGAATAAATTTGTTGATAGGTTGGCCAATTTGGGTCCCTTCACCAATTCCCTTAAAAAATGGACTACTTTGCATGAGTTACTTGGGGATGTTCATGTTGTAACCCATGATGATATGAGATCCAATGTAGTGTAAATATCTAAGGACTACCATTTTAATTATGacctttttctataatttcctataATCATTATATGATAGGGAGTTGGTATTTTATATTTGGAGAAAGGACTGTCTTTTCTAAAACCAATGTTGGTTGTCCTTTGCCTACTATAATTTGGTTTTACCCTTTCCCAGTCACTATCATTGGTTATTTTGTGTGTCAACCTACCATGGGGGGAGATCTTATACAAACTAAGCTAGATAACTATGACAATTTTAAGAAAATTATGACCTTTCACCTTTGATTGAGAGGGGAAATATTTCTTACTATATTGAGGGCATGAAAGACTTTAGTCCCTCTCAATCTGAATAATTTCTTACTCTTCAGGTGAGGTAAATTCTCTATTGTGAGTGTGCTCTTCACTATTTCCATCAAGCCTATAGCTACTACTATTGGGCTTTTGGTGGAAGGTGTGGCTTTCCTTGAAATACCTAAAGGAAATTATAAAGAAgacttcaaaatatttttgaaggTGGGAGAGAGAATTTCTCATCTATAGAATGGTTTCAAAAGGGAGGACCtccatgaggaatgaaatgtagtTGCACTAATTGTGATGAAATACATCACCCCAGATGATAGATACAAGTATTTCGATTCCCAATCATTTTGAGTGTTAAATCAATCTGGACATGGGGTTTAAATAAATTAACTCTTCTAGATCTTTTCTTGCATATCCTACTTTATAGATATTACTAAGTCTAAGGATGTGCTCCCCCTTCACTAGGAGATAATTTTGAGGTTCTACGATTCTCATTTGGTTAGGTCCCCTTCCAACAAACCCTCTATAAACCCTAATTGTCCCCTTTCTAACCCCATCATAGTTGTGGAGATATCTAACAACGATGAGACTAGTTACAAAGGTGCTTCTAGTTCTCCTCTAGGTACACCTTCATTTAAATTGTTGGCTACCTAGGTTAACCCACAATGTATTGCTAAGATGAAGAATATTGAACCCCATGCCTAATATTAAAAGGAGAAGACTAGAAAAGGGACCATCATTGAGGAATTTATCTCTAAGGACTCCTCTTCCTCTTGGTCTATGGATTTAGAATGGACACCTGATACTTTTATCCCTAATGTAACTGTGTTGGCCCCTAAGTCCTTCACGGTGACCTTGGGTTTCCCCCTTCCTTGTTTAGTCCCCTAGAGCTTGGGAGTTGCCCCAGGTTATTGATAAAGTTGGTGAACTCTACATTGCTTATAACAAGAAAAATGAAATCATTTGTTGGCTCCTTCCCCAACTCAATAttcctaaaataaatattaatagatTGGAGACTTTGGCTAAGTCTAAGGATAGTTTTACTAACTAGGaagtataaaataaatatgatagaGTCTAGATGACTACCAATGACCTTGTGGAGAGGCTAATGAGATGGGACAATTTGATGAGGAAGTCAAAGCCCTGAGTGCCAAGGTGACCCTGAAAGAATAAAGAACGAAAATTGCTAGGACTATCATAGAAATTCGAGACAATTAgaaaatattgaaaagaaaattAGAGGAGACAGTGGCATACAATAGGGATATGGTGCATAAAATTTTAGTTTCAATGTAGGTTGTTCAGGAAGAGCTTGAGTGAAGACATTCAAAGAGGAAGCAGTCTATGGAAATTGTTGTTGGTACTACTCTGGAGTCAACTAGGACCATCATTGAGGAAAAAACTAAGTCCCCTAGTACTGCTCCTGGAAAGGGTATGATTAAAAGACTGTCTTTCTATGAAAATTTTTAAGGATCTTAAATAGGATTGGCGAGCTGTTAAAACCCTCACACTAGAGACCAtcaatttgtgttgtatgtggGTAGTATTTTTTAGTGTTGGTCATGGTTGGTTTTAGTTTTTATTCTTCACCTAGCTCTAGTTTTTTATTGCATATGTTGGTTCTAATATTGGGAGTTCTCACTCCATGTGAGAcccctttcttttgttgtgtgGTTTTTTTGTAAGGGTTTGGGCCCTCTCCCACTTCATCTAATTATAACAtcttcaaaataaaacatgaaGGCTGAGCAACTTTTGTGAAAAGATAAAATATCAACATCTTCTTCAaacaatttgtgataattaaataaattcaaattcaCTTTGATTTCATTATTATTCTTGGCTTTGTTATCTACTTTAACTTTTTGACATGATGCTATAAATAAAGTGAAAGAGTACTTAGCTCTAGGATTGATGATGGATAAAAGTTGTTAATGATCTAAATCACCTTACCACCACAAAAAAATAGCTATCTCAATCTAATGTATTTCTTGTAGTCTATATTATCATAAAAACTATATGACTAGATGCCAACCTATACAATATTGATCTCTTTTAATGTGAACCTAATTCAACATGTAAAATTGATCTATATTTTGCAAGAATGAGTTGAGAAGATGTGCACCTATAAAGTTACTCTCCTTCACCTTCTAAACATCTAAATATATTAGCATTGTATTTAAATACATCATTAAAAAGATTGCTACCTCAATGGGCATATCAATTTATTGGACAATAAGCCACACTTAGATTAAAGATGGGCTAGCCCTAATATGGTTTAATAGATTAGAGTTGAACCCTAATAAGAAATGGATGGTCCTAAGGTCAACTCCTAATAGGCCTGTGAAAATGTTTAACAAGGTTATCCTAAAGCAAACCTCAATGTTAGGTTGCATTAATAGGTTTGAGTGACATTGAAGACAACAGTGACAAACATGTAGGTGGCCTATACAaggatgatgcaagttcaatttctTTATTGTTCTTCAGATTTATTCTGTGTTCAAGTACATAAACATAATATCATATCACATAAAATGTGTTACTCAAATGACAACAACTAGTAGTAGAAAGGAATGTAAAAGTTAGTTAAAGAAAAAGGTCCTTAGATACAATGAATTCATGAAGAAttctaattattattataatatataatccCGTGTCATTTGTTGAAGAAGATAAGCATTGAGAGGAATTTCAATGCTTATAAACCTTATATCAACATATTTTTATTTACATAAATACATGATGTGTTTATCTTCACCATATCTATTGGGCGTTATTTATACGTTACTAGCTACGTTAGTGTAGCTACTACCTATTTATGGAGCTCCTCCTCTTCGAACCGAAATCCAGAGAACTACAATTGGGCTACGAACGATGTGCTTTCCTCCTTGGATGCATTTCCACGTTATCTCCCCGTACTCTCCTTTCTTGCTCTCTTTCACTCGGCTTTCGAATGTCACATTATAACTTGCCTGGGCATTCCGTTTCTTGAACACCAATGTATCTGGTTTCACGCTTACCTTCACGTTTGGAGTGCTCTTCACCCACACTTTGTATATGGCATTGTCGCCGCCCACGTTGGTCACCGTCCTCCTCTTCATCTGAACACGCTCTCCATATTTCAATATAACAGAGAAAGATGGATAATTAAGATCTGCACCCGATTCCAATTCGGGGCAGGGAGGCCAATTGTGGGTGAGCAGGGCTATTTGCTTTTTAGTATACTTGTTTCGACCACAGAGATAATTGACGTAGTCTTGAGGACCCAGATCGTACAACAGCCCCGGCTCCATAGCCGCCCTTGGATTTATGTGACCTGCTCCCATTGTAAACGGGTCCGCTGCTTGCAAGGTTTGCGCATCCTTCATGGGCTGTTTTGTGTTGTCCAGCGTGGATGCCGTAGTCATCAGAGCCGATCTGATTGCCGCAGGACTCCACGTCGGATGGGAAGCTCGTATGAGCGCTGCAATGCCGCTGACGTGGGGACACGCCATTGACGTCCCAGACTCTATCTTGAACTCGCCTTCCTTCCACGCAGCCAAGATGTTGACACCTGGCGCAACTAGATCCGGCTTCAGAACGTCCGGATATGAGAAGCTCGGACCCCGGGAAGAAGACGAGTCTACAATGGGAGCAATTGATTTTCCCACCACTGTCAATCCAGTGGGATTGATGGTTGCCGTGGGCGCCGCCGTGCTGTTAACGTAAGTTTTTATCTTTTCGCCCGTCAAAAAACTCACGGTGGTAGCCGGTAAATACGGTTGCTCAATAGGCTCATCGACGGCACCGTCCAATTCATCGTCAACAATTATCATTCCTGCTGCGCCCGCGTCCTTCAGAAGCCTTGCCGTTTCTGTCGAATTGTCTTGGTAATTGCACATCATAACTTTACCTTTGAAGAGGTGTGGGTCGACACCAAGGTTGCTGCAAAAATCGTAGGCCAGAGGCAGATTTTGAATCCCGGGTCCTCTGTAAAGCGACGAGCCTTTGAATGCCTCGCCATTGCCGAGCTTCACAAGAGAGAGAAACTCTCTGTCCATACTGCTGGAGCCCACTGTAGTTATCCACGGTGCCGTGTTTGCAAGAAATTCGGGGTCAGGCCCTTGGTTGCCAGCAGAGGCGGAAACAAATACACCTCTCTCTATGGCACCGAACGCTGCCAGTGCTTGATGATCCATGTAGAATGGATTCTCAAACACATAGCCAATTGACATAGAAATAATGTCGACGCCATCTTGGATGGCTTTTTCCATAGCACCAGCTACATCACTGTCATCGCAAGTTCCTTCCAGTCCCCAGCAAGCCTTATACACTGCCAGTCTGGCCGCAGGCGCCATGCCCATGGCCGTTCCATTACCAAAGCCGTTATAGCTCGCTCCCCTTACAGCAGATCCCGCAGCAGTAGAAGCAGTATGTGTGCCATGGCCGTTGTTGTCTCTTGCTGATATGAAATCCTCGCCTACATGCGATTTGTAGCCCACAGAAAAATTAAATCGAGCTCCGATGAGTTTTCTATTGCACATGGAGGAATCGAACTGCTCTCCGCTTTCACATTCGCCTTTCCATCTGGAGGGAACAGGTCCCAGACCCTTGTCATGGAAGCTTTCACTCTCAGGCCATATTCCCGTGTCCACCACCCCTACTATTACGTCTTCTCCACGATTCAACTGCTGCGACCACAGTCCTCCGCCATCGGTGAGGCCCAGAAACTTAGGTGAATGTGTGGTATGAAGCTTGTTGAGAGAGGATGGAATCACAGCCAGACA is a genomic window of Cryptomeria japonica chromosome 7, Sugi_1.0, whole genome shotgun sequence containing:
- the LOC131037970 gene encoding subtilisin-like protease SBT1.7 gives rise to the protein MSSSMPVATLATLLLFLLSTTASDENTRKPYIVHMLKSMKPEHFSLHEHWYHSILTNATPASSTSRPSLLLYTYNVLLHGFAAKLTSAEAAALESVDGCLAVIPSSLNKLHTTHSPKFLGLTDGGGLWSQQLNRGEDVIVGVVDTGIWPESESFHDKGLGPVPSRWKGECESGEQFDSSMCNRKLIGARFNFSVGYKSHVGEDFISARDNNGHGTHTASTAAGSAVRGASYNGFGNGTAMGMAPAARLAVYKACWGLEGTCDDSDVAGAMEKAIQDGVDIISMSIGYVFENPFYMDHQALAAFGAIERGVFVSASAGNQGPDPEFLANTAPWITTVGSSSMDREFLSLVKLGNGEAFKGSSLYRGPGIQNLPLAYDFCSNLGVDPHLFKGKVMMCNYQDNSTETARLLKDAGAAGMIIVDDELDGAVDEPIEQPYLPATTVSFLTGEKIKTYVNSTAAPTATINPTGLTVVGKSIAPIVDSSSSRGPSFSYPDVLKPDLVAPGVNILAAWKEGEFKIESGTSMACPHVSGIAALIRASHPTWSPAAIRSALMTTASTLDNTKQPMKDAQTLQAADPFTMGAGHINPRAAMEPGLLYDLGPQDYVNYLCGRNKYTKKQIALLTHNWPPCPELESGADLNYPSFSVILKYGERVQMKRRTVTNVGGDNAIYKVWVKSTPNVKVSVKPDTLVFKKRNAQASYNVTFESRVKESKKGEYGEITWKCIQGGKHIVRSPIVVLWISVRRGGAP